A genomic segment from Janibacter sp. DB-40 encodes:
- a CDS encoding class I SAM-dependent methyltransferase — MVPETSQWMRKVAEDPNHSTWYIERFRAMAARGDDLHGEARLVDAMAARGARILDAGCGPGRVGGRLHELGHEVTGADVDPALIAAAKEDHPGPEWLVSDLAVLDVRAEGGERRLFDVIVSAGNVMTFLAPSTRGDVLAGFAEHLAEGGRVVIGFGAGRGYDFADFRADATAAGLTEQVLLGGWALEPFAEDGEYIVAIFGR; from the coding sequence ATGGTGCCTGAGACGAGTCAGTGGATGCGCAAGGTCGCAGAGGATCCGAACCACTCGACGTGGTACATCGAGCGCTTCCGGGCGATGGCCGCGCGCGGGGACGACCTGCACGGTGAGGCCCGCCTCGTCGACGCGATGGCCGCGCGGGGTGCCCGCATCCTCGACGCCGGTTGCGGCCCCGGCCGAGTGGGCGGCCGGCTCCACGAGCTGGGCCACGAGGTCACCGGGGCCGACGTCGACCCCGCCCTCATCGCCGCGGCGAAGGAGGACCACCCCGGTCCCGAGTGGCTGGTCAGCGACCTCGCCGTCCTCGACGTGCGGGCCGAAGGGGGCGAGCGCCGGCTCTTCGACGTGATCGTCTCGGCCGGCAATGTCATGACCTTCCTCGCGCCGAGCACCCGCGGCGACGTCCTCGCCGGCTTCGCCGAGCACCTGGCCGAGGGCGGGCGCGTGGTCATCGGATTCGGTGCGGGGCGCGGCTACGACTTCGCGGACTTCCGGGCCGACGCGACGGCGGCGGGTCTGACCGAGCAGGTCCTCCTCGGCGGGTGGGCGCTCGAGCCCTTCGCCGAGGACGGCGAGTACATCGTGGCGATCTTCGGCCGCTGA
- the ric gene encoding iron-sulfur cluster repair di-iron protein: MAVATTATLGDLVAEDPRRSRVLEQLGLDYCCNGQRPLEEAAQAAGLDLEDVSTRLDLPGEPPAVVARDLEMAALAHDIVDTHHAYTWEEMPRLQALVDKVAGVHRERHPELAVVKELYARVVAELEPHMTREERVIFPAISRLEKTQAPVRLSSGDFSDALRELIAEHDVVGDLLTRIHELTDGHTPPQDACNSYRAMLTGLAELEHDVHEHVHKENNLLFPRVLEMHERLRGA; this comes from the coding sequence ATGGCCGTCGCCACCACCGCAACCCTCGGTGACCTGGTCGCCGAGGACCCCCGCCGCAGCCGCGTGCTCGAGCAGCTCGGTCTCGACTACTGCTGCAACGGGCAGCGCCCGCTCGAGGAGGCCGCCCAGGCGGCCGGCCTCGACCTCGAGGACGTCAGCACGCGACTGGACCTGCCCGGCGAGCCGCCGGCCGTCGTCGCCCGTGATCTCGAGATGGCCGCGCTCGCCCACGACATCGTCGACACCCACCACGCCTACACGTGGGAGGAGATGCCGCGGCTGCAGGCGCTCGTAGACAAGGTCGCCGGAGTGCACAGGGAGCGCCACCCGGAGCTCGCCGTGGTCAAGGAGCTCTACGCTCGTGTGGTCGCCGAGCTCGAGCCGCACATGACGCGCGAGGAGCGGGTGATCTTCCCGGCCATCAGCCGCCTGGAGAAGACGCAGGCCCCGGTCCGGCTCTCCTCCGGCGACTTCTCCGATGCGCTGCGCGAGCTCATCGCGGAGCACGACGTCGTCGGCGACCTGCTCACCCGGATCCACGAGCTGACGGATGGCCACACCCCACCGCAGGACGCCTGCAACTCCTACCGCGCGATGCTCACCGGCCTGGCCGAGCTGGAGCACGACGTGCACGAGCACGTCCACAAGGAGAACAACCTGCTCTTCCCCCGGGTCCTGGAGATGCACGAACGACTCCGTGGGGCGTGA
- a CDS encoding Rrf2 family transcriptional regulator: MRLEVTRRAELAVQAIAALSPTDARLKAPELGEALDATPGFVAQVVGPLVKAGWVRSTPGPTGGYSLTDSAARASVLDVIEAVDGPTANGRCVAEDRACGHGRTCALHEAWTRARTTLTTTLAATPAVDVHRRGTP, encoded by the coding sequence ATGAGACTAGAGGTCACGCGACGGGCCGAGCTGGCCGTGCAGGCGATCGCGGCCCTGTCCCCGACGGATGCCCGCCTCAAGGCCCCCGAGCTGGGCGAGGCGCTGGACGCCACCCCCGGTTTCGTCGCCCAGGTCGTGGGCCCGCTCGTCAAGGCCGGGTGGGTCCGGTCCACCCCCGGCCCGACCGGTGGCTACTCCCTCACCGACTCCGCGGCCCGCGCCAGCGTGCTCGACGTCATCGAGGCGGTCGACGGACCGACCGCCAACGGGCGCTGTGTCGCCGAGGACCGGGCCTGCGGCCACGGGCGCACCTGCGCCCTGCACGAGGCGTGGACCCGCGCCCGCACCACACTCACCACCACGCTGGCCGCCACCCCGGCGGTCGACGTCCACCGCAGGGGCACACCGTGA
- a CDS encoding 2'-5' RNA ligase family protein produces MTGHTVLQLPAPPLEAWVRERTRSYDPGFVSADPRFGHAHVTALAPFAPAPSASDLAEVRRIAAATAPMAIRLADLGQFPNGIIHLRPEPDGPLRDLTEALVAAFPDFPPYEGRFGPRVDPHLTLDAASATVSLESTRMLLGDVVPVTCTLTRLQLAWWESDRCRVLHEWPLGRPRRARPSPGGALDEAPFPQHP; encoded by the coding sequence GTGACCGGCCACACCGTGCTGCAGCTCCCCGCGCCTCCGCTGGAGGCCTGGGTCCGCGAGCGCACCCGCTCCTACGACCCGGGGTTCGTCTCCGCCGACCCACGATTCGGCCACGCGCACGTGACGGCCCTGGCCCCCTTCGCCCCTGCGCCGTCGGCGAGCGACCTGGCCGAGGTGCGGCGGATCGCGGCGGCGACCGCGCCGATGGCGATCCGCCTCGCCGACCTCGGGCAGTTCCCGAACGGCATCATCCATCTGCGGCCCGAGCCGGACGGTCCCCTGCGTGACCTGACGGAGGCGCTGGTCGCGGCCTTCCCGGACTTCCCGCCGTACGAAGGGAGGTTCGGCCCGCGCGTCGACCCGCACCTGACGCTGGATGCCGCCTCGGCCACGGTCTCCCTCGAGAGCACCCGCATGCTGCTCGGTGACGTGGTGCCGGTGACGTGCACGCTCACGCGGCTGCAGCTCGCGTGGTGGGAGTCCGACCGGTGCCGCGTGCTGCACGAGTGGCCGCTGGGTCGGCCGAGGCGTGCACGCCCGTCGCCGGGAGGCGCCCTCGACGAAGCGCCCTTCCCACAGCACCCATAA
- a CDS encoding neutral/alkaline ceramidase → MSRRTRTRLLTGTLALGLVTPFAASATAAPASADYLVGAGLYDITGAAAETGAFGYAAQQEMRGIQDRLYSHAYVIADPGTDERIVYVSADMGAMFQSVRVEVVKELRERFGDTYTGDNVMLTATHTHVGNSGQAHATLYQIAGADASGAGYSTQNFRAAVDGIVASIVRAHDNLEPGSVSLTRGDLDDATRNRSIPAYEANDDAGEYPTDVDTRMTQLELTDATGEPVGMLNWFAVHPTSFSKEWTHLSADNKGYARYLFAERMGTDPASDDTFVASFANAAEGDVVAVDGNSHSAPGYEGSADERLNVERAGRRQFDAAVRLWEATGEPLTGPVDSRSRWADFGDYTVRDEFTKGDPERDLCTPARGFSFAAGGENGPSNIPGITEGMTRSSTTGGTLDTIEGSALGALLGDALVNAPVLDSCQAEKPVLLPTGHLGWVPTKVPVQLLRLGSLAIVGVPGEPTTMSGRRLEATVQERLAGSGVDTVVVAGLANSYTGYVTTREEFAAQHYEGASTEFGPHTLAAYRQEYADLASAMAEGEPVGNGVRPEDRSGSWYPERPGVVHDDTPIGQDFGDVLTQPREAYAKGETATADFRGAHPKNDLRTNGTFLEVQRRTGNGWRTVLTDRDWDTTYTWEREGIAASRTTVEWRIGERTPPGTYRLVQIGDRKDGWTGSVRPYRGASQAFTVR, encoded by the coding sequence ATGTCGCGAAGGACCCGGACCCGACTGCTCACCGGCACGCTCGCGCTCGGGCTGGTCACCCCCTTCGCCGCGAGCGCCACGGCCGCGCCCGCGTCCGCCGACTACCTCGTCGGCGCCGGCCTGTACGACATCACGGGGGCCGCAGCGGAGACGGGCGCCTTCGGCTACGCCGCACAGCAGGAGATGCGGGGCATCCAGGACCGCCTGTACTCGCACGCCTACGTCATCGCCGACCCCGGCACCGACGAGCGGATCGTCTACGTCTCCGCGGACATGGGCGCGATGTTCCAGTCCGTGCGCGTCGAGGTGGTCAAGGAGCTGCGCGAGCGCTTCGGCGACACCTACACCGGCGACAACGTCATGCTCACCGCCACGCACACCCACGTCGGCAACTCCGGCCAGGCGCACGCGACGCTCTACCAGATCGCCGGTGCAGACGCCTCGGGGGCGGGCTACAGCACGCAGAACTTCCGCGCCGCCGTCGACGGCATCGTCGCCTCGATCGTCCGCGCGCACGACAACCTCGAGCCGGGCAGCGTCTCGCTGACCCGGGGCGACCTCGACGATGCCACCCGCAACCGCTCGATCCCGGCGTACGAGGCCAATGACGACGCCGGCGAGTACCCGACGGACGTCGACACCCGGATGACCCAGCTGGAGCTCACCGACGCCACCGGGGAACCGGTCGGGATGCTCAACTGGTTCGCCGTCCACCCAACGAGCTTCAGCAAGGAGTGGACCCACCTCAGCGCCGACAACAAGGGCTACGCGCGCTACCTCTTCGCGGAGAGGATGGGCACCGACCCGGCCTCGGACGACACCTTCGTCGCGAGCTTCGCCAACGCCGCGGAGGGTGACGTCGTCGCCGTCGACGGCAACTCCCACTCCGCCCCCGGCTACGAGGGCAGCGCGGACGAGCGGCTCAACGTCGAGCGGGCGGGCCGGCGGCAGTTCGACGCGGCGGTCCGCCTGTGGGAGGCGACGGGGGAGCCCCTCACCGGCCCCGTCGACAGCCGCTCCCGCTGGGCCGACTTCGGCGACTACACGGTCCGCGACGAGTTCACCAAGGGCGATCCGGAGCGCGACCTGTGCACCCCCGCCCGCGGTTTCTCCTTCGCCGCAGGTGGCGAGAACGGCCCCTCGAACATCCCCGGCATCACCGAGGGGATGACCCGCAGCAGCACGACCGGCGGCACGCTCGACACCATCGAGGGCTCGGCCCTGGGTGCCCTGCTCGGCGACGCCCTCGTCAACGCCCCCGTGCTCGACAGCTGCCAGGCGGAGAAGCCCGTGCTGCTCCCGACCGGCCACCTCGGCTGGGTCCCGACGAAGGTCCCCGTCCAACTGCTGCGCCTCGGCTCCCTCGCGATCGTCGGCGTGCCCGGCGAGCCGACGACGATGAGCGGCCGGCGCCTCGAGGCCACCGTGCAGGAGCGGCTCGCGGGCAGCGGCGTGGACACCGTCGTCGTCGCCGGGCTGGCCAACTCCTACACCGGCTACGTCACCACGCGCGAGGAGTTCGCGGCCCAGCACTACGAGGGCGCCTCGACGGAGTTCGGCCCCCACACGCTGGCCGCCTACCGGCAGGAGTACGCCGACCTCGCCTCCGCGATGGCCGAGGGCGAGCCCGTTGGCAACGGCGTGCGCCCCGAGGACCGGAGCGGCAGCTGGTACCCGGAGCGCCCCGGGGTCGTCCACGACGACACCCCGATCGGTCAGGACTTCGGTGACGTGCTCACCCAGCCGCGGGAGGCCTACGCGAAGGGGGAGACCGCCACCGCCGACTTCCGCGGGGCCCACCCGAAGAACGACCTGCGCACCAACGGCACCTTCCTGGAGGTCCAACGCCGGACCGGGAACGGCTGGAGGACCGTCCTGACCGACCGCGACTGGGACACGACGTACACGTGGGAGCGGGAGGGCATCGCCGCCTCGCGGACCACGGTCGAGTGGCGGATCGGCGAGCGGACCCCACCCGGCACCTACCGTCTCGTGCAGATCGGTGACCGGAAGGACGGCTGGACCGGCAGCGTGCGGCCCTACCGCGGTGCCTCGCAGGCCTTCACGGTGCGGTGA
- a CDS encoding DUF2177 family protein yields the protein MTATTNPPLGARSWLAGWAMTAIAFGVLDGAWLGVIAQGTYESAFGPLLADPMNAPAAAAFYVIYTLGITHFATAPGLRSRSIRTATLQGAALGLVAYATFDLTSLAVIEGYPVGIVPIDMAWGAFATSAAAAAATAVLRGRITRGGRDTAPTAPAAPTRT from the coding sequence ATGACCGCCACGACGAATCCCCCGCTGGGAGCGCGATCCTGGCTCGCGGGCTGGGCCATGACCGCGATCGCCTTCGGCGTCCTCGACGGCGCCTGGCTCGGCGTCATCGCCCAGGGCACCTACGAGAGCGCCTTCGGCCCCTTGCTCGCCGACCCGATGAACGCCCCTGCGGCAGCAGCGTTCTACGTGATCTACACGCTCGGCATCACGCACTTCGCGACCGCTCCGGGACTGCGCAGCCGCAGCATCCGCACCGCGACCCTGCAGGGGGCCGCGCTGGGCCTGGTCGCCTATGCAACCTTCGACCTGACCAGCCTGGCCGTCATCGAGGGCTACCCCGTCGGGATCGTGCCCATCGACATGGCCTGGGGGGCCTTCGCCACCTCGGCCGCCGCCGCGGCGGCAACCGCCGTGCTGCGGGGACGGATCACCCGAGGCGGAAGGGACACGGCACCCACGGCCCCCGCGGCACCGACGCGCACTTGA
- a CDS encoding PspC domain-containing protein, with translation MSRQLVRPRNGKWIAGVCAGLADRLGLPRFLVRLGFVIFGVVGVGELVYIALWILMPKSDN, from the coding sequence ATGTCGCGTCAACTCGTACGCCCACGCAATGGCAAGTGGATCGCAGGCGTCTGCGCCGGTCTCGCCGACCGGCTCGGGCTGCCGCGTTTCCTTGTCCGCCTCGGTTTCGTCATCTTCGGCGTCGTCGGGGTGGGGGAGCTCGTCTACATCGCGCTGTGGATCCTCATGCCCAAGTCCGACAACTAG
- a CDS encoding LysR family transcriptional regulator, giving the protein MIDLHRLSIWRAVVASGSVSGAAANLGFTPATVSQHIIALQTAVGLPLYERRGRGIEPTAVGERLAEASTEVFESARRLEAFIEDLHAGPTPTLSIGSFASLARAWLPGVVADLTKEFPDVQWAIDIHTPEAPPGYRTRDIEIDDEVPAEMPLDLSGYRRRELAIDDFGVAVAAGHPLAGATEVRAVELRDELWIDHDMYDRTSGRVVRDACHAAGFEPRYVARSDDHNVAFAMVGAGVGIAMLPRLAKGETPPHVHTAPVVDPVPQRRIAMHVRDTSSHLDYVQRAVELIEERAEAGPGE; this is encoded by the coding sequence ATGATCGATCTGCACCGTCTGTCCATCTGGCGCGCCGTCGTCGCGAGCGGTTCCGTCAGTGGCGCCGCGGCCAACCTCGGCTTCACCCCGGCGACCGTCAGTCAGCACATCATCGCCCTGCAGACGGCCGTCGGGCTGCCGCTGTACGAGCGGCGCGGGAGGGGTATCGAGCCCACCGCCGTGGGCGAGCGCCTGGCCGAGGCGTCGACCGAGGTGTTCGAGAGCGCGCGCCGCCTGGAGGCCTTCATCGAGGACCTGCACGCGGGGCCGACGCCCACCCTGTCGATCGGATCCTTCGCCTCGCTCGCCCGCGCCTGGCTGCCCGGCGTCGTCGCCGACCTCACGAAGGAGTTCCCCGACGTGCAGTGGGCCATCGACATCCACACGCCCGAGGCGCCCCCCGGGTACCGCACCCGTGACATCGAGATCGACGACGAGGTCCCGGCCGAGATGCCGCTCGACCTCAGCGGGTACCGGCGGCGGGAGCTGGCGATCGACGACTTCGGGGTCGCGGTGGCGGCCGGCCACCCGCTGGCCGGCGCGACGGAGGTGCGGGCCGTCGAGCTGCGCGACGAGCTGTGGATCGACCACGACATGTACGACCGCACGTCCGGCCGGGTGGTGCGGGACGCCTGCCATGCCGCCGGGTTCGAGCCGCGCTACGTGGCCCGGTCGGACGACCACAACGTCGCCTTCGCCATGGTGGGTGCGGGCGTCGGCATCGCGATGCTGCCGAGGCTGGCGAAGGGGGAGACCCCACCCCACGTGCACACGGCACCGGTCGTCGACCCCGTCCCGCAGCGGCGGATCGCGATGCACGTGCGGGACACGAGCAGCCACCTGGACTACGTCCAGCGGGCGGTCGAGCTGATCGAGGAGCGCGCGGAGGCGGGCCCCGGGGAGTAG